ATTTTACGAGGATTATtacatatatatgcatatatatgtaTGCTGAATATAATCTTCATAAGGAGCCGCCAAGTTGGAGATTAACAGGACATGTGAGGATTATTACATGAACCCATGCACGTGTGAAACATGGAGTGGATAGCATCTGatatatatttgaaaagaaGGAATCTATTCTTTATGGTGATGAGTAATGTTGAGAGCAAAGGTTGGCCTATAAATTCagatcatgattatatgtttgATACAAATAAACACAAAGAGATGCAGAAAATTGAGGAGTAAGCATCAAGGCAATTCGCGTTTAACTCTCCCTCAAGGGCTTCAGCTAGCCAACGTCCCTTTGCATTCTCTTTCATGAGACTGGCGATGATGCACAGAGGAACGTGTTAAAGTTGAATCCCGGCGGGGGGAGTTGGACGCGACCTGCCTTAACGATCTCTGCTTGTAAACTTTCCCCTCATGAAGAAACTACAGGTGCTCAAGCTAAATGAGGTTGTGCATTCTTTTGATTTTTacatcctttttcttttcttgattcACTAATATCTTTTTATAATATGATATTATCGTGGTGGGCAATTTTTACTTGCATAGTTTTTAATTGGTTTTTCCTAAATAAATTAAGCAGTTTGTGCTCAAGACAATTTGAAGAGAGGCCTTAGCCCAAAACTGGAAAAACATGCACACTGAACCCAACCCAAATTAGCCCAATAATATCAAAGAGTCTCACTCATGGACATAATTGTTTAGGAAGCTAAAGCAGAAGGTAGCAACTTGAGACAATAGACATACAAATGCAATGAATTTTAGATAAAACATGCATTATTTATATGATGAAATCACTCATGGAACACACTGGGATATGAAACTACTTCTGCCTTAGAAAAGAAGATAGAAAATATATAAGAAGAGAAGGTGTCATAGCTAGAGATTTGTTAGGCAGGACAAATTAACCATTAAAGCAACATTTGACATGGAAAGATTTTGATATTTAGGCATACATTAGTTAATCTCATCACTTGTTTGCTAGTGACTTTACTTATTTTTAAAGTGATCAATCATTTTCTTGTATTTTTCGCCCTGAAAATACAACCATTTAAAAGGGCAACAATTCTCAtagctttcttgcatttataTTTCCATTGAAATATCAGATATGTGTTTGAAATTAGGGTACAGTTTCAAGAAGGGAAAATTTGTTCGTGTGAAGAAAAGtgatgatgaagatgatgatggAGATCATGGAATAGAAGCAAAGGGTTTGCTCTCAAAGGAAATTCAGAGATGGAAGAAGCAACAAGAGACGTTAACTGCTCAAGCAGAAGATGCTTCATCTTTCTGCAGTAAGCCCTCGAAATGCAATCGTCGATGATCATTTTTCCCATGTATTGTTGTAATTTGCAGGCCTGTATTGGTGTGTTTTTGCTTTTTCTAATGAATAATGATCGATCGGCCTGCTCTGTTAAACGATGGGAAAGAGAAACACAAGTAGACCCAGAAAATTTCTGAGTGTTTTGTgtgttttttttcttcttggaTTTTGACTGATTTTAATTGATTTACTCTTAATATTGTTCcttttttttgttataaataagATTAAATTAGTTATTGCACTTCTTTGTTCCTCTTTGCCTCTTCCTTTTTgcaggagatttgaagaaattaATAGCTATTAAATAATTggcttaaattattaaataatttaaattaaataaaaaataaatttaaaaattatttaaattgattttaactaAGTAAATTGACCACGATAAAACCACGCCCTCTCAAACACTCGCAATGCCTTAACAAAAACATGAGCACCAGCACTAAACTCATTTCTGATTTAAGTAATGCAAAATCACAATAGTTTCGATATTCATAAACAATTTTGATATTATTCTAATCTCAACTATAAACCATATCGACCAGAGATCGGCGGATGTTACTTTTAGAACTCGATTTAAGAAATCAAAATCTTTAAGTTCAGGAGTATTGATTGTAAATAGCAAACCAATTGTCCATAACAGTCATGCACTATTCACTAATTAATACATTATGTCCAACGTTACTGAGGTTGTATGTGTCCGTAAAAATTTGTGATGTTCTCTTAGATAGAAATGAAATTTTGGAATGAAAACTGGAACATTTTTAAGTGGGAAGTCTGGTTGAGACATACATGTAATGAAGAGAAAGCTGTAACTGAGTAAGCACAATCCTGCCATACATAGTTTAATCCAAAAAGGACTTAATGGGCTATGAATGGTATCAGATCCTGCAATATAATTGATGGGTGGTAAAGATAAGAGCTAGCCCACTCATCACGTCTTTACGCCTATTCAAATTCAAAAGGAGCCACAATACACTCAAACTATTATGAGGGTGCATCTCCAAGTCCAAGCCTGCCCATTTGCtcaattctctctctctctcttgtatATGAATAGATTTGAATTTGGCCAATCGacaaatagattatataaatttttttaacatattaatCCTTGTTTATCattaatatgaataaatttattgtttttttaaattttaattaagtgtaagcaatataaaatatcttaattatatttttgactaatatttaaaaaatatcttaattATTTAGACTGAATGATCTAAAAgaagaatttttatatttaatcattTCAAAAAGGTAAAATGATTAAtagaaatgtattttttttaaatgtaaattgaagaaataaaatttaaaattttttaaatttatttaaatatatttaccttgtattttaaatttcacaatgtaaaaaaaggaaaaatcaagTGGAggattaaatgataaaatttaataaaagttaTGGTGAGTTGGCGATCTCCTGCTGTATTATGTTTACTACACGTTAAAACTCCTAACTCCCTCCACCACTATCACCTACTTTTCAGATGAATGAAGTCGCACTTAAGCTTCTTATCCAAAGCAGACAGGGTGCGCGTGTTTGatttaaattgagaaaattatcgaattaaattaatttaaaatttaatttaattttttatttatttttatttatttaaaatttttaatttaatttaattttaataaaaatattttaaaaaattaaattaaattgattagtaataatattatattatttttaataatataaaaaattaaatattttaattaaattttaaatattaaaattaaaatataaaaaataaaaaatttattaaaaatttaaatcgatcaaattgaatcgaatcgaatcagattgattcgatttaatttaatttttgatcaaaattgatttatttttattaatattaaaatttcaattttcgatttatttaattcggtttGAATCAAACCGACTAAATATTCATCTGTAACAGTAGAGATAagcaatattcaaattaaaaaaaaattgattaaatcaaaataatttgaaaatttagtttgatttttaatataaaaaatttcagttatttcagttttatttgattttaataaaaaaatttaaaaaattaaagcgaACCtaatagtgataataatatattatttttaataataaagaaagattaaataatattaagattaaaatcaaaatcaaaatcgatttgatttttataaataccaaaattttaatttttgatttattcgattCATCGTGATGAGCCTGTTTAACTGCCTACTttcctttaattaattttaattactagTCCGATTggtttcttctttattttttaatatataaatatattaaaaaaatggttttcttataaattataaatataatcaaaGCATGATTAATTTGTTGATATTTCCTGCTACATTTACATTTGTCTTAAGTTGAACTTCCACTACATTGTTTCCAAAAaacccttaaaaaaaaaaaaattaaattaagtccAGCACCAATAATTTTTGAGATGAATGAATTGACACCTAATTAACTAGATAAGCAGTAGATCCTTGTCAATTgctgctttttattttttatttttaaatcaaatcatcCATCAAATagattttgaaaaagaaaaaaaaacttaatatagTAAATTCTACTCAAATTAGCAGGCTACATAATATCTCCAAATCTAAACTTATTAACAacaattatgaaaatttaaaattacgttattcaataaataaaattcaagaatttaGAAATGGGTTTTTATTTATCTCACCTCAATAATTTCCAATACAGAAAAACAacgcatttttttaaaaaaatctatctaaattgatttttataaatttttttaaatttaattaaaattaaaaattaattatatatatatatatattataattagaaCCTgtctaaattgatttttataattataaaatattaatttttatattttaaaattaaaattatttataataataataaataaataaaatcaaattgaagttAACAGTTAGACTCAAATTTAAGGACCTAAAACGATTATTTCCACCAAAACTAAACCCAATCAGGCCTCTGGCCAGGTCTAGTAGGTAGGCGTGTTCATGGTTTTGAAATTGAACCGGCCCAAAACTGATCAAAACCAAGATTGAATTGTTTCAGAATGAGCCTCTACGATTTGGTTTACATTCAAGGATCTTGAAAACTATGAATTGCCCGTTAATCGAGTGGAGTCGGCAGTAtgatttttcatgaaaataaatccaattcagtccctatatttttatttaaatattaaataagtctaatttcaaattttatcaattaagtTTTGAAAGTAACATAAGTctcaatataatataatattattttttattaataaaatattattttttataattaaaatattaaaaattagtattttaataaatataaagtttaaaaaatacataaaaataataaataatttttaaattataaaaataaaattttattatattaaaaattaattttatcattaagaatattttttattattaaaaaaataatactccATTGgtctcatatattttttttaattattttaaaattattattcactttttatattataataatatataaatgaaccattataattttattttatttttaacaaaatctctttaaatattttttaatatttaatagaatttaatttatttaaaataaatttaattaaaaaaattatattttttaatatacataaaaaaaataaaaaaatattatattaagtaACGATTTATTTGgacattaaataaaaatataaaaatttaatcagttaaaaaaatatatatagagagtcatgtaatttttttttttttttaaaaaaaaaagcaagcgCAGGCCTAACTTCCAGTCAGCCTCCAACGACtacaactttttaaaaaaaataatttattctttattttaattataaaattaccaCTTTAATCACTATAACAACTAATCTTTAAGGATATTTGGAGAATTAAACATTTATAATAACCCAATAAATATCCACCCCATCTTTGATTCTTTCCAAAATTCCAACATTCtctcaattattatttttaataatatttcataCTCTCAAATTATCTAAATAATTCTTTATTCTTAATTCAATTTTCTTACTTGAttttattcgatttaatttaattattaaaagacGAATTAGCTTCacctattattttatttcaattgaaAATTTCCATTTATATCCTGTATAATTTTActgtttaatttattgattgtgCTTcattcatctttttttttttcaaaccgTATTGAATCATTTGATTTCAAACCACTATCAAATCATTTTGAATTGAGATTCAAACCGAAAGTAACGGTTCATATTGGTTCAAGTTCAATATcttcttaaaattaaatcggCGATTTGGTAAGCTGAACCGAAACCGACATTTTTGAAGTGTAGAAAGTGCTTATAAGTAGGTCAGGATCCTTTTTGGGTCTCTAGtagatttttaaagaaaaacaaaaaaaaaattcctcaaCCATCGAAGTTGCCTTCTTCTGTGTATATAAAGCTCCTAATGGTCGTTGCGCTTTAGCATCAAACAATTCTCTAATCAAAATCTTGTTGCTCACATGAACCATCCTTTAACCATTGATGCTGTCTTGTTGAAAGAATGAGCAGTGAGAGAGAGCAGGAGAATCCTCCAAGTTCTCCCAAACACTTCAATCAAACAATGGCTCCTTTGGCCATTGAAAGTGCTACCAGTGCCCAAGAAATGCTGGACCTTGAGAAAAATGGTCACGCTGAAAGAGCTCAGTGGGTGCTCAATCCTCCTGAGCCACCAAGTCTCTGGCGTGAGCTCAAGGATTGCATGAGGGAAACTCTGTTGCCTCAGTGCAGCAACTTTCTATCCTCCAGGAACCAAACTGGGTTCAAAACTGTGATTTCAGTTCTGCAAGCTATGTTCCCCATTCTCACTTGGAGTCGAAATTACAAAGCAACAAAATTCAAGAACGATGTTCTGGCTGGACTGACTCTCGCTAGCCTTTGCATTCCTCAGGTGAACACAAGCTTCCCTGCAAGTTCATCATCGCATATTTGCTGCCCTTTTTATTTCTCAGGTTTCTTACAGTTTATGTGAACTTCATGCAGGGTATTGGATATGCAACCTTGGCAAAGCTTGATCCTCAATATGGCCTCTGTAAGATCAATGATCTTTCATTGATTCTACAATAGTTAAGAAATTGCTGAACTTGAGAATTGGGTGATAATTTTTGTTTGTTCTGCTCAGATACAAGTGTAATCCCGCCTCTCATTTATGCTGTAATGGGAACTTCAAGAGAGATAGCAATTGGACCAGTTGCAGTGGTTTCACTTCTTTTGTCGTCAATGATTCAGAAAGTTCAAGATCCTGAATCTAATCCAGCTGCCTACAGAAATCTCGTCCTCACCACAACCTTTTTTGCAGGAATTTTTCAGGCTTCCTTCGGACTATTCAGGTTGGGTTTCCTTGTGGATTTTTTATCCCATGCTGCAATTGTTGGTTTCATGGCAGGGGCAGCCATTGTTATTGGTCTTCAGCAACTGAAGGGACTGCTTGCAATTACTCacttcacaaacaagactgatGTCATCTCTGTCCTAAAATCTACTTGGATTTCAGTTCATCATTATGTAATGTCGTCTTATctctcaatttattttttactatattgCCCACtgtatattaaatttctttttctttcttcccaGTGGAATCCTCATAACTTTATTCTCGGATGCTCATTCTTAATCTTTATTCTCAGCGCAAGATTTGTGGTAAGAGCCAGTAGCAATTTAGTCTCCTTTCTCTTTATGATCTTACGCTCATTCCTAGTCTTTAACACTGAAACGTAAGTTGGATTTTACCAGGGTAAAAGGAACAAGAAACTCTTCTGGCTGCCTGCAATTGCTCCACTGGTTTCTGTTGTTCTATCAACACTGATAGTTTTCTTGACAAGAGCTGATAACCATGGAGTAAAGATCATAAAACACATCCATGGGGGCTTGAACCCAAGCTCAGTCCATCTCTTAGAGTTCAACAACCCACATATTGGACAAGTGGCTAAAATTGGGGTCATAGTTGCTATTGTTGCTCTTACGGTGGGTGTCAAATTCTTCAAAACTGCAAAATCAACATCATCAACCTCATTAATTTCCTCTCTGTTTTATGGGTTTATGCCAAATCCAGGAAGCAATTGCAGTAGGCAGGTCTTTTGCATCCGTGAAAGGCTACCATATAGATGGAAACAAAGAAATGATTGCTATGGGAATTATGAACATTGCAGGATCTTTCTCTTCCTGCTATGTGGCAACTGGTGAGCTTCTTTAAACTTCCAGGTTCAAAATGCACACAACATATATGCTTAATTTCCTCTGTCAAACACTACGTGCAGGCTCGTTCTCTCGCAGTGCAGTGAATTTCAGTGCTGGTTGTGAAACTGCAGTGTCAAACATTGTGATGGCTATCACAGTGATCATCTGTCTGGAATTTTTTACAAAGCTTTTGTACTTTACACCAGTTGCAATCCTTGCTTCAGTTATCATTTCTGCTCTACCAGGACTCATTGACCTCAATGAAATCTACAATATCTGGAAGGTTGATAAGTTGGATTTCCTTGCCTGCATTGGGGCCTTCTTCGGTGTCTTGTTTGCATCGGTGGAGATTGGGCTATTAGCTGCGGTAACTTCCATCTTATTCTTTTAAATTCTtgctttttaattaattagcactaacattaaatatttttattttattttattcaattgaaTCCTATCTAATAGTAGAATAAATTACCTTTCCATTAAATATGGGAATTagatatgaaattaattaaaatattaatttagagTATGTGTTGCgacatattaattttatttttctagaaaaatattaatttaattctctAAGCCTTCCGTTCATTTGGATTCCCATATCAAAACGTCATCGTCCATTATCAAATTCTAAAATCATATTTTAGTTCACTGATTATAGAAATAAGAAATGGTAGATGGACAATACGATTAATTGAGATTTATGTCAGAATAAACCCATTAAAAAAACAAGCGTACCTCCAAATTTTAAAGTAAACGCAAGAATCTGTGAGCCAATTTGTGGACAAATATTTGTTTCTGTTTCTGAATCAATGCGGGTCATAAATGGGTTTTAGTGGCTTAGGCAAGCTGCTCTATGCACAGTTTCACCAATAATTAAGAGCAGTTGTGGAAGCTAGAACCTGAAACTCAAGGATTATATCCAGCCTTTGTGGATCACACGTATGGTCCATGGCAACTGAGCAGTCATAACATACAGTGTGTGAGTTGAGTCGGTACTCGGCCTAATACCCTACCACGTTCGCCAGTTCCATGTGTATATATGATTAGCTTCCATAGTGATCAAAGTACTTTATGCCTAGTCAACTGGAATTTTCTTTAAAGTTATGAGAATCCTATACCATGAAAAGATTTTTTAGATCCTTTTTACTGATTAATTTTCATCTCCTGTAATTGGGTTTTTATGATCATTTGAGTTGCAGGTAACCATATCGTTTGTGAAGATCATCATCGTTTCAATTCGACCAGGTACTGAAATTCTTGGAAGACTTCCTGGAACTGATACGTTCTGCGATGTAGACCAATATCCTATGGCCATTAAGACTCCTCCTGTGCTTATAATCCGTATCAAATCTGGCTTCCTTTGTTTTGCAAACGCCAACTTCGTCAAAGAAAAGtaattcttcctcctcttcttcttcattacTTAAAATTCAAGAACCCTAATATTTTGATTTCTATGTTCAAGTATCATGAAATGGGCAACTGAAGGAGAGGCAAAGGACACCAAAGGAATCGGGAAGAGGACTTTCCAACTTGTGATTCTTGACATGTCCAGTAAGAATTTATAGTTGCAGTCACCATTCATTAATTGCTTTGAAGAAATTAGATATCTTACTCTCTGATCATTTCTTGGTGCATGGCAGATTTGACGAACATTGACATAGCAGGAATTGCTTGTCTTGAAGAACTGCGAAAGAATCTTGTCTCAAATGGAATGGAGGTGATCTATcacatgaataaataaataaacaaataaatcgctaaattattatattaattggattttttaaaaatgtgtcAGCTAGCCATCACTAACCCAAGGTGGCAAGTGATACACAAGCTAAAACTAGCCAACTTCGTGGGCAAACTTGGAGAAAAGATCTACTTGAGTGTTGGAGAAGCAGTGGATGCATGTCTGAATCCTAAAATAGCTGCCATTTAAATGGAAAACCAAGAATATATATGTCTGGTTATCTTTATTAGTGTGCAGTCCCATGTATGTCTGTGTATAAATGGGACAAGTAATTAATAAACTATGCTTTTTAATCCTCCCTAATCTTAGGACTCTGTAGTACAAAGTCCGAGAGGGAAAAGGCATCTGTCACTTGTATTGTCATTGGCATTGATTAAGCTCTGTGCACTGTAAAATTGTTGCTCTCTATGGCACGTGTGAACAATTAAAgattttctatatatttttatatatcataattaactataataataaatagacataaataaagcaataatttatattaaaatgtttaatttcCACTTTAAAATTGAGagcaattttttgaaaattaacaatttaatattaataaaaatacaagtTAAAGCAATATATAGTTTATTAATttaggaagaaaaagaaattactcactttattttctaaattcttaaaaatttaagagtGAGATAGTTAAGTGTTAACTACTTAATAATTACTACAATAAGAGggtttaactttttaattaaattatttttatattttataaaattaaattttttaattaattttttaattaaaaaagcaTTACTCAATTCTATATTTTATGACTGCAGAGTCTTCTATATATGCAATAAGATCAGATCCTAACGAGAAAGACAAACCCAAAACCCATTAAACTTTTCTTAGAGTGAACAAGCGCACGTTGTGCATCTCAGcccagtttgggaatcagaccGGACAGACCTCACCCGCGGAACCTTCCGAAAAAA
This genomic interval from Manihot esculenta cultivar AM560-2 chromosome 12, M.esculenta_v8, whole genome shotgun sequence contains the following:
- the LOC110627787 gene encoding low affinity sulfate transporter 3 isoform X1; amino-acid sequence: MSSEREQENPPSSPKHFNQTMAPLAIESATSAQEMLDLEKNGHAERAQWVLNPPEPPSLWRELKDCMRETLLPQCSNFLSSRNQTGFKTVISVLQAMFPILTWSRNYKATKFKNDVLAGLTLASLCIPQGIGYATLAKLDPQYGLYTSVIPPLIYAVMGTSREIAIGPVAVVSLLLSSMIQKVQDPESNPAAYRNLVLTTTFFAGIFQASFGLFRLGFLVDFLSHAAIVGFMAGAAIVIGLQQLKGLLAITHFTNKTDVISVLKSTWISVHHYVMSSYLSIYFLLYCPLYIKFLFLSSQWNPHNFILGCSFLIFILSARFVGKRNKKLFWLPAIAPLVSVVLSTLIVFLTRADNHGVKIIKHIHGGLNPSSVHLLEFNNPHIGQVAKIGVIVAIVALTEAIAVGRSFASVKGYHIDGNKEMIAMGIMNIAGSFSSCYVATGSFSRSAVNFSAGCETAVSNIVMAITVIICLEFFTKLLYFTPVAILASVIISALPGLIDLNEIYNIWKVDKLDFLACIGAFFGVLFASVEIGLLAAVTISFVKIIIVSIRPGTEILGRLPGTDTFCDVDQYPMAIKTPPVLIIRIKSGFLCFANANFVKENIMKWATEGEAKDTKGIGKRTFQLVILDMSNLTNIDIAGIACLEELRKNLVSNGMELAITNPRWQVIHKLKLANFVGKLGEKIYLSVGEAVDACLNPKIAAI
- the LOC110627787 gene encoding low affinity sulfate transporter 3 isoform X2, translating into MSSEREQENPPSSPKHFNQTMAPLAIESATSAQEMLDLEKNGHAERAQWVLNPPEPPSLWRELKDCMRETLLPQCSNFLSSRNQTGFKTVISVLQAMFPILTWSRNYKATKFKNDVLAGLTLASLCIPQGIGYATLAKLDPQYGLYTSVIPPLIYAVMGTSREIAIGPVAVVSLLLSSMIQKVQDPESNPAAYRNLVLTTTFFAGIFQASFGLFRLGFLVDFLSHAAIVGFMAGAAIVIGLQQLKGLLAITHFTNKTDVISVLKSTWISVHHYWNPHNFILGCSFLIFILSARFVGKRNKKLFWLPAIAPLVSVVLSTLIVFLTRADNHGVKIIKHIHGGLNPSSVHLLEFNNPHIGQVAKIGVIVAIVALTEAIAVGRSFASVKGYHIDGNKEMIAMGIMNIAGSFSSCYVATGSFSRSAVNFSAGCETAVSNIVMAITVIICLEFFTKLLYFTPVAILASVIISALPGLIDLNEIYNIWKVDKLDFLACIGAFFGVLFASVEIGLLAAVTISFVKIIIVSIRPGTEILGRLPGTDTFCDVDQYPMAIKTPPVLIIRIKSGFLCFANANFVKENIMKWATEGEAKDTKGIGKRTFQLVILDMSNLTNIDIAGIACLEELRKNLVSNGMELAITNPRWQVIHKLKLANFVGKLGEKIYLSVGEAVDACLNPKIAAI